In Rhipicephalus microplus isolate Deutch F79 chromosome 9, USDA_Rmic, whole genome shotgun sequence, one genomic interval encodes:
- the LOC142771540 gene encoding uncharacterized protein LOC142771540 isoform X2 translates to MQTLKWPSSVGCPLPDTHGPRGTTNQPTRPSLVTAEPGLPATYYLPRTCIADVQRLQGILCKRTRGAVGIRARVPVEVSGRGAATVVVPTLRVAVWSTACGQRDSVQEAPTNFGSATRTVACTTPIQHFLTHILRWMHHVHCRTALHHPHLLLLQVLQEPSSEPAWPQIWSLTEAKMTTTPDPLVPAHRHDHQFVTI, encoded by the exons gaccccgaggaacaaccaaccaaccaaccagacCCAGCCTGGTAACAGCTGAGCCCGGGCTACCTGCCACGTACTACCTGCCACGGACGTGCATCGCTGACGTGCagcggcttcaaggcatcctgtgcaagaggacacgcggagctgtcgggatACGGGCACGCGTTCCAGTGGAGGTGTCCGGCCGGGGCGCGGCTACGGTGGTGGTGCCTACCCTTCGAGTGGCCGTCTGGTCTACCGCATGCGGACAACGTGATTCAGTCCAAGAAGCACCAACGAACTTTG GATCTGCCACCCGGACGGTCGCTTGCACCACACCAATACAGCATTTTCTCACTCATATCCTACGTTGGATGCATCACGTCCATTGTCGTACCGCTCTTCACCATCCTCACCTACTCCTTCTTCAG GTATTGCAGGAACCATCGTCGGAACCTGCTTGGCCACAGATTTGGAGCCTTACAGAAGCTAAGATGACTA cTACGCCAGACCCCCTGGTTCCAGCCCACAGGCATGATCATCAGTTCGTCACCATTTGA
- the LOC142771540 gene encoding uncharacterized protein LOC142771540 isoform X1, with the protein MQTLKWPSSVGCPLPDTHGPRGTTNQPTRPSLVTAEPGLPATYYLPRTCIADVQRLQGILCKRTRGAVGIRARVPVEVSGRGAATVVVPTLRVAVWSTACGQRDSVQEAPTNFGSATRTVACTTPIQHFLTHILRWMHHVHCRTALHHPHLLLLQVLQEPSSEPAWPQIWSLTEAKMTNNSRRTLCQAEPQETLLVRRLSYVPRT; encoded by the exons gaccccgaggaacaaccaaccaaccaaccagacCCAGCCTGGTAACAGCTGAGCCCGGGCTACCTGCCACGTACTACCTGCCACGGACGTGCATCGCTGACGTGCagcggcttcaaggcatcctgtgcaagaggacacgcggagctgtcgggatACGGGCACGCGTTCCAGTGGAGGTGTCCGGCCGGGGCGCGGCTACGGTGGTGGTGCCTACCCTTCGAGTGGCCGTCTGGTCTACCGCATGCGGACAACGTGATTCAGTCCAAGAAGCACCAACGAACTTTG GATCTGCCACCCGGACGGTCGCTTGCACCACACCAATACAGCATTTTCTCACTCATATCCTACGTTGGATGCATCACGTCCATTGTCGTACCGCTCTTCACCATCCTCACCTACTCCTTCTTCAG GTATTGCAGGAACCATCGTCGGAACCTGCTTGGCCACAGATTTGGAGCCTTACAGAAGCTAAGATGACTA ACAACAGCCGACGAACTCTGTGCCAAGCCGAACCACAAGAAACTCTACTCGTCCGAAGACTAAGTTACGTCCCTCGTACCTGA